The Sporocytophaga myxococcoides DSM 11118 genome segment CAACCCTTCCATTATCACTATCGGCTCGTCAGCATTAGAAAAGTCAATCCGGACACCAGTACATTTCAATGCTGTCGGTGCTGAATTAATTTTTATACTTAAATTTTCAGATAGGTATCTAATCAATGCACTTTTTTGCTCCTGATTTAAAGTTTCTGTTTCAAGAGGGAATGCTTTTTTGACATGCAGACTCATTCCGGAGGAAAGATCGTTTGCAAACATCCTGACATTAAAGTGTAATTCTTCTCCTTGCTTTGAAATATTGGTCTTGGACATTTTCAAATTATGATTGACAAAGCCACTACAAAGCCATATTAGTAAACAGAGGGTTACACACTTTAATATATTCTTAGCAATCCATTTCATTATTAAAGACATTTAAACATTATAAAATTGAACCTCCATATTTCAGGTATATCCCCTACAATCGAACTTCAAAAAGGTATACAAAAAAGCGTGAGTATATTTTTTATATACTTACGCTTTGAATTTCACTTTACTTATTAACTCGTTATTAATCCTTTACAACCTTTAACCATTTAGTAAATCCATTAGAAGAAACCTTAAGGAGATACATACCTTTAGATAAATTTTCGCCAAACTCTACTTCATCACTAGCCTGTCCCTTTAAACACAATTTCCCTAGTTGATCCATTAGTTCATATTCAAAAAAGCCGTATAGTTGGAGTTTTATATTTGAAGCAAATGGATTTGGGAAGACATTTATAAAATTTATTTCTTTCTGGTCATTCAAGGAAGTAATCACGCATGAGCCTTCAGCAACTCCTTTGGAAAATTGCAGACGGTCGATATTTGCCAGTCCATCAGAAGTAACAGAAGAAATTATCAAATCATTGTGACCTAGTTTCAGATTCAGATTCACACTTACAATCCCCCATGATGTCCAGTCTTCAGTTGTTGACAAAAACAAAGTATCGATTCTGACCCCGTTTAAGGTAATGATACCATCTCTTGGAGCAATGCCCCCATTCGAATAGCGGAATGTAATAGTTGCTATCTGATTTTTATCGCTGTCAATAACATAAGACGCGGAAGCTCCGGCAGCGTTAGTGGTATTTACATATCCTTCACCTAAAAATCCTTCGTTTTTACTTTCGAATAAACCATCCACTGTGCAGGCACTTTCTCCTTCCATAAATTTATCGCAAGCTTTAAATGTGCTCTTCCCTCCAACACAAACACCGCAGTTGTCGAGATAAGCTGAACCATTGACATCACCATTACAGTCTTTCACACAGGCTACTTTTCCAGTATTGCCTCCTACGCATATACCGCAACCGTCAATATATGCTTGTCCCCCCACTGTGCCATTGCAATCTGAAGTACAAGAACCATCTTTTACAGTTGTTGTACTGAACACAAACTGGTCTATGTTAGGAGCTCCATCAGCAGTTGTGGAGCTTACCTCAAACTTGTTCACTCCTTGAACAAGAGTTACATTTACATTTTCAATTTTCCAGTTAGACCACGCTCCAGTTGGAGCACCGATAGCAGTCGTTTGCTTGACCTCATTTACCAGTACATCCACACTTCGGGCAGTGGTTCCTGCATTAGCATATCTGATACCAATCTTTGTTGTCTGAGCTTTTTCTGAATTGACATACCATGTACCTGTTGAACCTATTGCATTATCCAGATTCAGGTATCCATCCTCTTCAAAACCTGCATTCTTTGCTTCAAGTACTCCGGCAGCAGAACAAAACTTTTCTGCTTGCATTGCTCCTGAGCAAGCTGTCAAACTGGTATTACCTCCCACGCATACACCGCATGCATCCAGGTAAGCTGTGCCATTATTCACTCCGTTACAATCCAACTTGCATGCTTCTTTACCTGTAGTACCTCCCACACATATGCCACATTCATCCAGGTAAGCAGTGCCATTGGCAGTTCCGTTACAATCTTTTTGAACGGTATTATCTTTTTCCACCAATACGTTTACAGTGAAGGTAAAGGCCGTTCCATCAGAGCCAGTTACTGTGAATTTGAAAGAAGCCATTCCAAAAAATCCTGGCTGAGGAATAAAGCGGGCTGTTTTACCATCTGCTAAAACGCTTACAGTGCCGTTTACTTCACTACTTGTCAAGTAAGCAGGTGAAACTTTCTCAAACCCTGCAGTATATTTAGTCAAATCAAAATCCAAAGTTTTACCTTGTATCACATGCGCTTTGATATCTCCAAGCCAGTTGATATATTTTTCAATATTGGCATAACCGTCAGCACCTTTTGCCATCGCGTCATTACCAATTTGATTTAAGCCAAAAGTCTTTTCCCAGAAATCAGGCATTCCATCACCGTCAGTATCTGTGGGCTTAGTACCTGTAACAATAGTCCCGTAACCATTATTACCCAGACCTGTTTGAGTTTGCGAAGTATAAAAGCCACTATTAGGTCCTGCCGTACCTGCTCCCGTACCAGTGGTTCCTTTACCGAGGGTACGTATCTGAGACATCACCAAACGATCCATCTCATCATATGGAAAAGTCCCGGCAACGGAACTGGTATATCGAAAAGCTGTTGCTGCTGAGTAAGTAGGAATGTTTTTAGTCTCGGCAGACCATGCCGCAGTCAACACAGTACCAGTTCCTTGATACCAATAAGGAGTTGTAGTAGAGCCATTTAGTATCCCATCTTTATTACTATCCTTCAAGTTGCCGGAATAATAAATACTTTGATTTTTGTCAATTTGATACCAGGGAAAATTAGATCCGGAACCAGGACCTGAAACAAAATAATTATTTATAATATCGTGTTTAAATTTGGTGCTTGTATGAGTCGTATAACCCGCATCGCAGTTGTACAATACATTATTGATAAAAATATCATTGACCTTATCAAGAGGGTTTCTGTTGTGTGAGTTTGCAAAAATGTTGTAAGCCCAGGTCCAGTTGGCATTTGGTGATTCAATATGGGCACCAAATTGTTGATAGGTTGGGTTAGCAATCAAGCAGTTCTGAAATGTGACATTATTTACCGGAGTTACTGAAGAATTGGTACTTACTCCACCGATGTTGTTCCAGGGAGCAAACTCAATAGTACAATGGTCAATGATCACATCATGTGCATCTACCAGGTTTAAACCAACATCTTCATTTGAAGCAACCTCATTTCCAGGCCTTATACGCAAATGACGAATGATAATATTTGATTGTTTACCGAAAGATAATTTTCCTCCTCTCAAAGCTATCCCTTCTCCAGGAGCGGTTTGTCCGGCAATGGTAATATTACCTTTCGCGGAAACCGCAGATTTTAACTGAATGTATCCACTGACATCAAACACTACTATCCTATTGGGCGCACTGACAGCGTCCCGAAAGGATCCCGCCCCCGCATCGTTCAGATTCGTGACGTGATAAACTGTTCCTCCTCTGCCACCTGTTACATTTTTTCCGAAACCTACAGCCCCGGGAAATGCAAGTATCTGGGCTAAACCAGCTTGGCTTGACAAAAGCCAACAAAAGATAATTGAGAAAATTATTCGTGATTTTATCATATGCTTATTTGATAAATGATAATATCCCCAGGCATTAAAAATGACTTTGGGATTTATTTTCAAGAGAAATACACTGAGCAAAACCTAGAAGTAACATTTTTACAGAAAAAATTATGAGACAACTGATCACTCTGTTATAATAGTCAACCTTTTCATTGGCCCTTTCCTCAGGAATTGGCCATACTGTAGAGACGCCATGCCTGGCGTCTCAAAAACTTTGATAATGAGCTACAATGAAAATATTGCTGACAATTAGGTTTATCGATTGAATTTCTGTTAAAATAAAATGTAGAACTTGTGGATAGTGAGACGCCAGCATGGCGTCTCTACATGAAAAAAAATGAGACTGACTCAAAACTGAGCCAGCCTCTTATATAGAAAACAAAGGTTAATTGAGAACTCTTAATATTTCAAGAACTTATATACCTTATTCCGGATTTTAGCAAAGTATACACCTGGACTTAATTCTTCTCCGAACTCTACTTCTGACGCATCTTTGAAACTATCGAAGATTCTACCCTCCGCATTAGTAATTTCAATGTCTGCAGGTCTATTCAATCTGATATTTAACTTGCTAGCACTTGGATTTGGGAAAATTGACACAGAATAAACTTTAGTCTGATCATCTAATCCAGTAATAACGCAATCTCCCTTCCCCAGACCTTCACTCACATAACCAATTTGATCGATATTAGCTAATCCGTCTCCCGTTGTCGATGCTAATGTGACAATGTTAATACCTGCTTCAAGATTGAGACTTACGTCTAGTGTTTTGTAAGTTATAAACGCCCCTGTAGCGGGGAAACTAAGCTGACCGATTAAAGTAGTGCCATTCACATTAACCGTAGCTTTACGGTCCGAAGTACCACCACTTGCATATCTGAAACTTAAAGTCTTTAAACCTACTGATTCGGAATTTATATAGAAGGTTATTTGCGAGCCTATTGCATTAGGCACATTGATAAATCCGATACCTTTAAAGCCTGTATTATTGTTATCTACAGTACCATCAAAAGAACAGGCATCAATTTCTGCTTCACCTGCTGATGTACAAGCTGTTTTGCCAGTCTTTCCGCCAACGCAACGATCACAGTTATCTACGATCGCCGTTCCGTTCATTGTTTTATTGCAATCACATGAATTGATAGTTACAGATACTGTAGAAGCAGTAGAAGCAACCCCACCACTGCTTGTAGAGATGGCTTTCAAAGTTTTAGAACCTGTTGAAGTCGGCAACCATAATACCGAATATGGACTTTCAGCATCGGAAGCAATAAGGGTAGAGCCATCATAAAAGTCTACTTTTGATATAGTTCCGCTTGAAACTGACGCTGTAGCTGTAATTGTTACAGAATCTGACTGACAATAACTCTTACCAGATGCAGGTCCTGTTAAATCTATAGTAGGTGCAGGTGTTGAACAAGTGCCGTCAACATATACTCCAACCTTTCTGGTCATTGTACTTCCTGCATTATCTTTTACTGATAGGTTAAAAGAAGCAAAGCCACAAGTAGCAGGTTTAAAGGTAGCAGTTGATCCAGAAATAGTAACTGTACCATTTACAACAGACGAAACAGAGTATGCTGGGCTTGTCTTGGAATAGCCCATGAACATGTTTGTAAGATTAATAGGCTGAGTAGCTGTATTGGCAATTATATAATGATATTCTGCCATCCAGTTAAGATAGTCTTCCAGATTGGTAAAGCCATCTTTATCAGGATCCCCATTAGATTCGCTGAAATCGCCTTTAGTTGAATTCGGATTAAATCCTTTACCCTTCTCCCAGAAATCAGGCATACCATCACCATCAGTATCCCAGTTAGAAGCTCTTGTTGTTGTAGGATAGCTTTCATATCCTCCTACATCACTTTCCTTGTCAGGGAACCCTGGCTTTCCGG includes the following:
- a CDS encoding DUF6702 family protein, with the protein product MSLIMKWIAKNILKCVTLCLLIWLCSGFVNHNLKMSKTNISKQGEELHFNVRMFANDLSSGMSLHVKKAFPLETETLNQEQKSALIRYLSENLSIKINSAPTALKCTGVRIDFSNADEPIVIMEGLVTGQFKVGQISEMSIRNTLLFDFSAEQKNIVNISKIKEEDQSLVFYNGKDMNYLNVKF
- a CDS encoding carbohydrate-binding protein, yielding MIKSRIIFSIIFCWLLSSQAGLAQILAFPGAVGFGKNVTGGRGGTVYHVTNLNDAGAGSFRDAVSAPNRIVVFDVSGYIQLKSAVSAKGNITIAGQTAPGEGIALRGGKLSFGKQSNIIIRHLRIRPGNEVASNEDVGLNLVDAHDVIIDHCTIEFAPWNNIGGVSTNSSVTPVNNVTFQNCLIANPTYQQFGAHIESPNANWTWAYNIFANSHNRNPLDKVNDIFINNVLYNCDAGYTTHTSTKFKHDIINNYFVSGPGSGSNFPWYQIDKNQSIYYSGNLKDSNKDGILNGSTTTPYWYQGTGTVLTAAWSAETKNIPTYSAATAFRYTSSVAGTFPYDEMDRLVMSQIRTLGKGTTGTGAGTAGPNSGFYTSQTQTGLGNNGYGTIVTGTKPTDTDGDGMPDFWEKTFGLNQIGNDAMAKGADGYANIEKYINWLGDIKAHVIQGKTLDFDLTKYTAGFEKVSPAYLTSSEVNGTVSVLADGKTARFIPQPGFFGMASFKFTVTGSDGTAFTFTVNVLVEKDNTVQKDCNGTANGTAYLDECGICVGGTTGKEACKLDCNGVNNGTAYLDACGVCVGGNTSLTACSGAMQAEKFCSAAGVLEAKNAGFEEDGYLNLDNAIGSTGTWYVNSEKAQTTKIGIRYANAGTTARSVDVLVNEVKQTTAIGAPTGAWSNWKIENVNVTLVQGVNKFEVSSTTADGAPNIDQFVFSTTTVKDGSCTSDCNGTVGGQAYIDGCGICVGGNTGKVACVKDCNGDVNGSAYLDNCGVCVGGKSTFKACDKFMEGESACTVDGLFESKNEGFLGEGYVNTTNAAGASASYVIDSDKNQIATITFRYSNGGIAPRDGIITLNGVRIDTLFLSTTEDWTSWGIVSVNLNLKLGHNDLIISSVTSDGLANIDRLQFSKGVAEGSCVITSLNDQKEINFINVFPNPFASNIKLQLYGFFEYELMDQLGKLCLKGQASDEVEFGENLSKGMYLLKVSSNGFTKWLKVVKD